In Mangrovivirga cuniculi, the following proteins share a genomic window:
- a CDS encoding 4'-phosphopantetheinyl transferase family protein — protein sequence MVKIFVFHSLIDDLLHNISLYDLREILNSEDINKCETFINKKSRLQFLAGRLLLCRGLDKLYRSSLIKNVNFSESGKPYIEGINFNISHSGSLIALIITESSMRVGIDVEKVLDDLDYKEIIDSLESNILNESTNSDDFIYRWTIIESIIKASDRSLDEVDEVKRYNESMYGFDSQLFKVESVKLDSYWISYAIETTDLNNYTVIKEVIKK from the coding sequence ATGGTTAAAATATTTGTTTTTCATTCTCTTATTGATGATTTGTTACATAATATTTCTCTTTATGACTTAAGAGAGATATTAAATTCTGAAGATATAAATAAATGCGAAACATTCATTAATAAAAAGTCCAGGTTACAATTCCTTGCTGGGAGGTTATTGTTATGTAGAGGATTGGATAAACTTTATCGTTCTTCATTGATAAAGAATGTGAATTTTTCTGAAAGTGGAAAACCATATATAGAGGGAATAAATTTTAACATTTCTCATTCAGGAAGTTTAATCGCATTGATTATTACAGAATCATCAATGCGAGTTGGAATCGATGTAGAAAAAGTACTTGATGATTTAGATTACAAAGAGATAATAGATAGTCTGGAATCAAATATTCTAAATGAAAGTACTAATTCTGATGATTTTATTTACAGATGGACGATTATTGAATCGATTATCAAAGCATCAGATAGGTCGTTAGATGAAGTAGATGAAGTTAAACGATATAATGAAAGTATGTATGGCTTTGATAGTCAATTATTTAAAGTAGAAAGTGTGAAATTGGATAGTTATTGGATTAGTTATGCAATTGAAACTACCGATCTGAATAATTATACTGTTATAAAAGAAGTAATAAAAAAATAG
- a CDS encoding SDR family NAD(P)-dependent oxidoreductase — MCKVAIVSMSCRFPGGRTPGEFWNSLTGGVDCIGKMPEDRWNFKDFFDPDPRTAEKTYQNKGAFLKDINDFDAQLFNISPAEAKEMNPSQKLMLELVWEAIENSRSTFNHWLGSKTGVYIGNIWSDFEHHRKNVYASTTSHSAVGQASNVIANRISFYYGFHGASLVVDTGCSSSIVALHMAVQSIMDNSIEQAVVGGVNHILDPEQYVLLSKFGGLSKNGKCSTFSNEADGFVRGEGAGIVLLKPLDKAIKDKDEILAVIEGTAVNNNGYNASLPATSTDGQISMLRDAFKNADINPAEVQYVEAHGTGTKLGDPTETKALGLFFGENRRTPLRIGSVKTNIGHLEGAAGIAGLIKVLLAMKYKKLPQNLNFKTPNPEIKFEEWKLEVQKQLTDWPTVEDKLIAGVNSFGWGGTNAHVALTNYIPVPDNNDFNYNFPGLLLKLSGNNPQVIKDQADNIVNQLIKNDLKYAQNLCAASITKGLPINLSVTIAARDKDQLIDKLTNLDVSNLELKAKKKFNSQKVCFVFPGQGSQWVGMGKQLMENFPVFKEAIKECHTALENNCDWSLIEVLENNSPAVNSDISIIQPALFAIEIGLAKLWESFGIKPDAIIGHSMGECAAAYISGALTLDDAAKIITDRSKLMSTVSGQGYGMAVTELNKDSAEQYTEGNNSLSVAVYNSAQNTVIAGKECDLLPLIEKLDEEGIFCKQVKVDVASHSLQMEPLTSLLADEIKSISPAPSVVPFYSTVLPDNTTDQILNPDYWVKNLRNPVQFHKAVKNALEDRIEIFIEMSPHPVLNQAIEHTIKETDSNSITTYSLLREKDEVISILNSIGNLVMANVPIDIHKVFFKGTPDLNILPNYPMQRKTLVPDLRLTKKSKGKNGNRFSGEKLDICDESILIWKSSFSLQDFPLFEGHKVNEEVVLPGTTYISMVSEIMSELKIENYFIDKLKFERAITLDNNSTVDLQIKTSIEDDSFNLEFYSLQDNSWQRTANCTVKTNQNFSFPLLDRTSENIPEITAGEFYKITNSLGIEYSEAFKSIVNIHGKNDYFYGLIKLPENTPLYSDTKVHPALLDNCLQLIFSKSSENGNISSAYLEEIEGIKIYDSLNTTEPLLVEISYLFSEDAFNPSARIFIYNMYGDPVAKINKVSARLIPSIETNEKSPKVFQLNWTEITGVKKDSSLDNLTVICTENNGHSQLIEEIEKPIGKVNIIYINSSENSIDLSGIKGANVLYIPHSDNHNVSEAASFNLLVLGEILNNKVNSLTVLTLKASGYTSPVDLSLIGVWQAGKTAINEHPEVPVKIIDIGDSYSTEDINILVDILGSNKSVQAALNNSKLYSQIPENFKAKTIIPGKFESDEVIVLTGFKGAAFSFVELLAKAGVRAIALVSRNPELSKEQSEKIKDFRKTGTIIERVACDVSNIKDFTQCLEGIQNNLGEITGFVHAAGLISPERLDSLSSETIRKILSVKINGALAMDKFDTKGKLRHFITFSSASVYFGLSGQGAYVAANATLDAIAANRVQNNKPALSVNWGVIKDAGMVANNNHLERYSEAEGFISMKMNEALGLFVNQYDPFGKSFSIMGIDWKKSKEYHKKLAESFFYSKVEKVESGINISGSLIKDLQDLSKEEQKSTIKNYLIEGLSRITQLAATDIPAQASFKSMGLDSLMAVQYRNHIEKGFEIKLAISKIWKADNIENLTSLLFDEISLRNSDKKSIAWTKKDTAITYFGDKSSKNQIIAIHDAGGSSALFSSMNDEKLPEEIGLMAIDLPGRGLADEFQPFETLEQCAVNIANKITEANLESVWLIGHSMGGAIATEVAYLLEMTNIKINKLVVSSTPALNSYNPERYKSDLPDNELIRLFPHINEIASDEESLKYLISLLKNDLKMVNKYRFSHQAKIQNNVEVWYASDDDQVSEKQAQNWKSLVEHPITIRKFQGGHGYLYKEEYAKVAIPLILENIKNDLIKDENY, encoded by the coding sequence GTGTGTAAAGTTGCTATTGTTTCAATGTCATGCCGATTTCCCGGTGGTAGAACACCGGGTGAATTCTGGAATTCACTTACGGGGGGAGTGGATTGCATCGGTAAAATGCCTGAAGACCGTTGGAATTTCAAAGATTTTTTTGATCCGGATCCAAGAACTGCTGAAAAAACATATCAAAATAAAGGAGCATTTCTAAAGGACATCAATGATTTTGATGCTCAATTATTCAATATCTCACCAGCTGAAGCAAAAGAGATGAATCCATCTCAAAAATTGATGCTGGAGTTAGTCTGGGAAGCCATTGAAAATTCAAGATCAACATTTAATCATTGGTTAGGCTCTAAAACAGGTGTTTACATTGGGAACATATGGAGCGATTTTGAGCATCACAGAAAAAATGTTTACGCTTCGACAACCTCACATTCAGCAGTAGGACAGGCTTCTAATGTTATAGCAAACAGAATTTCTTTTTACTATGGTTTTCATGGAGCAAGCCTCGTGGTAGACACAGGTTGCTCATCATCTATAGTTGCTCTACATATGGCTGTTCAAAGCATCATGGATAATAGTATCGAACAGGCAGTAGTTGGTGGAGTTAACCACATTCTTGATCCTGAGCAATATGTTCTCCTGTCAAAATTTGGTGGCTTATCCAAAAATGGTAAATGTAGTACTTTTAGTAATGAAGCTGATGGATTTGTAAGAGGTGAAGGTGCTGGAATTGTCCTTTTAAAACCACTTGACAAAGCAATAAAGGATAAAGATGAAATTTTAGCAGTAATTGAAGGCACCGCTGTAAACAACAATGGATATAACGCATCACTTCCGGCAACAAGCACGGATGGACAAATAAGCATGTTGCGTGATGCATTTAAGAATGCAGATATCAATCCTGCTGAAGTACAATACGTTGAAGCTCATGGAACTGGTACTAAATTGGGAGATCCTACTGAAACTAAAGCTCTTGGGTTGTTTTTTGGAGAAAACAGAAGAACACCTTTGCGAATTGGTTCTGTGAAAACAAATATTGGTCACCTTGAAGGTGCTGCTGGAATTGCCGGTCTTATAAAAGTGTTGCTGGCAATGAAGTATAAGAAATTACCACAAAATCTTAATTTCAAAACACCAAATCCCGAAATCAAATTTGAAGAATGGAAACTTGAAGTTCAGAAACAACTTACTGACTGGCCTACTGTAGAAGATAAATTAATAGCCGGAGTTAATTCATTTGGTTGGGGTGGTACAAATGCGCATGTTGCATTAACTAATTATATCCCTGTACCCGACAATAATGATTTCAATTATAATTTCCCTGGTTTATTATTGAAACTTTCGGGTAACAATCCACAGGTAATAAAAGATCAGGCTGATAATATTGTCAATCAATTAATAAAAAACGATTTAAAATATGCACAAAATCTTTGTGCAGCTTCTATAACTAAAGGATTACCGATTAATCTGTCTGTAACTATTGCAGCCAGAGATAAAGATCAGCTTATTGATAAATTGACTAATCTGGATGTCTCAAATCTGGAATTAAAAGCAAAGAAAAAATTTAATAGCCAAAAAGTATGTTTTGTTTTCCCTGGCCAGGGTAGCCAGTGGGTAGGCATGGGAAAGCAACTCATGGAAAACTTCCCGGTATTTAAAGAGGCTATTAAAGAATGTCATACAGCTCTTGAAAATAATTGTGATTGGAGTTTAATCGAAGTTTTAGAAAATAACTCTCCGGCAGTAAACTCTGATATTTCAATAATTCAGCCAGCACTATTTGCAATAGAAATAGGCCTGGCAAAGCTGTGGGAATCATTTGGAATAAAGCCGGATGCTATCATTGGTCATTCAATGGGCGAATGTGCAGCTGCTTATATTTCAGGTGCTTTAACCCTTGACGATGCTGCAAAAATTATCACCGACAGAAGTAAACTAATGTCTACAGTTTCCGGACAGGGATATGGCATGGCAGTAACTGAATTGAATAAAGATAGTGCAGAACAATATACTGAAGGTAATAACTCCCTTTCAGTGGCTGTTTATAATTCTGCTCAAAACACAGTTATTGCAGGAAAAGAATGTGACCTTTTACCACTAATTGAAAAACTGGATGAAGAGGGTATTTTTTGTAAGCAGGTAAAGGTTGACGTAGCGAGTCATAGCTTACAAATGGAACCACTCACTTCATTATTGGCTGATGAGATAAAATCAATATCTCCAGCACCATCCGTAGTACCTTTTTATTCTACTGTTTTACCGGACAATACAACTGATCAAATTCTCAATCCTGATTATTGGGTAAAAAACCTTAGAAACCCTGTTCAGTTTCATAAGGCAGTAAAAAATGCGCTAGAGGATAGGATTGAAATTTTCATTGAAATGAGTCCTCATCCTGTATTGAATCAGGCTATAGAGCATACTATCAAAGAGACTGATTCAAACAGTATTACTACATATAGTTTGCTAAGGGAAAAGGATGAGGTAATCAGCATTTTAAATTCAATCGGAAACCTTGTAATGGCAAATGTGCCTATTGATATACATAAAGTATTCTTTAAAGGCACACCGGACCTTAATATTCTTCCGAATTATCCAATGCAACGCAAAACTCTGGTCCCAGACTTAAGACTTACTAAGAAATCAAAAGGAAAAAATGGAAATAGGTTTTCCGGAGAAAAGCTGGATATCTGCGATGAAAGCATTTTAATATGGAAATCAAGTTTTTCACTTCAGGACTTCCCTCTTTTTGAAGGACACAAGGTAAATGAAGAAGTAGTATTGCCAGGTACGACATATATCAGCATGGTCAGTGAGATCATGTCGGAATTAAAAATTGAGAATTATTTCATTGATAAGTTAAAATTTGAACGGGCAATAACTCTTGATAATAATTCTACTGTTGATTTACAGATTAAAACTTCGATTGAAGATGACAGCTTCAACCTGGAATTTTATTCTTTACAGGATAATAGCTGGCAACGCACCGCTAATTGTACAGTAAAAACAAACCAGAATTTTAGTTTTCCTCTTTTAGACAGAACTTCAGAAAACATTCCGGAGATTACCGCAGGAGAATTTTATAAAATCACAAATTCTCTCGGTATAGAATATTCTGAAGCATTTAAAAGTATTGTGAATATTCATGGTAAAAATGATTATTTCTATGGATTGATTAAGTTACCTGAAAACACTCCACTATATTCTGATACCAAGGTTCACCCTGCATTATTAGATAACTGCCTGCAATTAATTTTCTCAAAATCATCGGAGAATGGAAATATCAGTTCTGCGTATCTCGAAGAAATTGAAGGTATAAAAATTTATGATTCTTTAAATACAACAGAACCTTTATTGGTTGAGATCAGCTACTTATTCAGCGAAGATGCTTTTAATCCATCAGCAAGGATATTTATATACAATATGTATGGTGATCCGGTTGCAAAAATTAACAAAGTATCAGCGAGACTAATTCCATCTATAGAAACGAATGAGAAATCTCCGAAAGTATTTCAATTAAACTGGACTGAGATTACAGGAGTCAAGAAAGACTCATCTCTAGATAATCTAACTGTGATTTGTACTGAAAACAATGGTCATTCACAGCTTATTGAAGAGATAGAAAAACCGATCGGTAAGGTAAACATAATTTATATTAATTCTTCAGAGAATTCTATTGACTTGTCTGGAATTAAGGGAGCAAATGTTTTATACATCCCACATAGCGATAACCATAATGTATCGGAAGCAGCGTCTTTTAACTTACTTGTTTTAGGTGAAATACTTAATAATAAAGTAAATTCTTTAACAGTATTGACTCTTAAAGCCAGTGGATATACAAGTCCTGTTGATCTTTCACTAATAGGAGTTTGGCAGGCAGGTAAAACCGCTATTAATGAACACCCTGAGGTTCCTGTGAAAATTATTGATATTGGGGATAGTTATTCAACAGAAGATATTAATATCCTTGTAGATATATTGGGATCGAATAAGTCAGTTCAGGCAGCCCTGAATAATTCAAAATTATATTCACAAATCCCTGAGAATTTCAAAGCAAAAACGATCATTCCTGGGAAATTCGAATCTGATGAAGTAATTGTTCTCACAGGCTTTAAGGGAGCGGCATTTTCGTTCGTTGAATTACTAGCTAAAGCAGGAGTAAGAGCAATTGCCCTGGTAAGCCGTAACCCGGAATTATCTAAAGAGCAAAGTGAAAAAATAAAAGACTTCAGAAAAACCGGGACTATAATTGAACGTGTAGCCTGTGATGTTTCAAATATTAAGGATTTCACACAGTGTCTCGAAGGTATTCAGAATAACCTTGGAGAAATTACTGGCTTTGTTCATGCAGCGGGTCTTATATCTCCAGAAAGGCTTGATAGTCTGAGCTCAGAAACAATCCGAAAAATCTTATCAGTTAAGATCAATGGAGCATTAGCGATGGATAAATTCGATACGAAGGGTAAGCTAAGGCATTTCATTACGTTTTCATCTGCATCAGTATATTTTGGCTTGAGTGGTCAGGGAGCATATGTTGCTGCAAATGCAACACTTGACGCTATTGCCGCAAACAGAGTTCAAAATAACAAACCAGCCTTGTCAGTCAACTGGGGAGTAATAAAGGATGCAGGTATGGTTGCAAACAATAATCATCTTGAAAGGTATTCTGAGGCTGAAGGATTTATTTCTATGAAAATGAATGAAGCGTTAGGGTTATTTGTCAACCAATATGATCCTTTTGGAAAATCCTTCTCAATTATGGGTATTGACTGGAAGAAGTCTAAAGAGTATCATAAAAAATTAGCCGAATCATTTTTTTATAGTAAGGTTGAAAAGGTTGAGAGTGGAATTAATATTTCAGGATCACTAATTAAAGATTTGCAGGATCTTTCTAAAGAAGAGCAAAAATCAACTATTAAAAACTATTTGATAGAAGGCTTATCAAGAATCACCCAGTTAGCTGCCACAGATATTCCTGCGCAGGCTTCATTTAAGAGTATGGGACTGGACTCGCTTATGGCAGTTCAATATCGAAATCATATAGAAAAAGGATTTGAAATCAAGCTGGCGATATCAAAGATCTGGAAAGCAGATAATATTGAAAACCTGACATCTCTTCTATTTGATGAAATTTCTTTAAGGAATTCTGATAAAAAATCAATTGCCTGGACTAAAAAGGACACAGCAATCACCTATTTCGGTGATAAATCTTCCAAAAATCAAATCATTGCCATTCATGATGCAGGAGGAAGCTCTGCCTTATTTAGTTCGATGAATGATGAGAAACTACCTGAGGAAATTGGGCTAATGGCAATTGATCTACCTGGAAGAGGCCTTGCAGATGAGTTCCAACCTTTTGAAACGCTGGAACAATGTGCCGTTAACATTGCGAATAAAATTACCGAAGCAAACCTTGAAAGTGTTTGGCTGATTGGTCATAGTATGGGTGGAGCAATAGCTACTGAGGTAGCATACTTACTGGAAATGACGAATATCAAAATCAACAAACTTGTTGTTTCTTCCACTCCGGCGTTGAATTCATATAATCCTGAACGATATAAAAGTGACTTGCCGGATAATGAGTTGATCAGATTATTTCCTCACATCAATGAAATCGCTTCAGATGAAGAATCATTAAAGTATCTAATTTCACTATTAAAAAATGACCTGAAAATGGTAAACAAATACCGTTTTAGTCACCAGGCTAAAATTCAGAATAATGTTGAGGTTTGGTATGCATCAGATGATGACCAGGTTTCTGAGAAACAAGCTCAAAACTGGAAATCACTAGTAGAACACCCAATTACAATAAGAAAATTTCAGGGTGGACATGGTTATTTATATAAGGAAGAATATGCAAAGGTGGCTATTCCTTTGATTCTGGAAAATATTAAAAATGATTTGATAAAAGATGAAAATTACTAA
- a CDS encoding lipocalin-like domain-containing protein, protein MKITNQIIGAWRLVEWVFENETTGEKHSFYGDNPDGLLIFDNSGWMTVQIAKEPRKDLKSNSFDSGIPEELSDAYKSYMGYFGKFRETEPGVLEHTVQNSLYPNWRGDIHIRYGEVNGNLLTLSTPPTNTENGSISFKITWEKQ, encoded by the coding sequence ATGAAAATTACTAATCAGATTATAGGGGCATGGAGATTGGTCGAGTGGGTTTTCGAGAATGAAACTACCGGAGAAAAACACTCATTTTATGGTGATAACCCGGATGGCTTACTCATATTCGACAATTCAGGGTGGATGACCGTTCAAATTGCTAAAGAACCAAGAAAGGACCTTAAAAGTAATTCATTTGATTCAGGAATCCCTGAAGAACTCAGTGATGCTTATAAATCATACATGGGTTACTTCGGGAAATTCAGGGAAACAGAACCCGGGGTGCTGGAGCATACCGTTCAGAACTCTTTATATCCAAATTGGAGAGGGGATATTCATATCCGGTATGGAGAAGTTAACGGAAATTTATTAACCCTAAGCACTCCACCAACAAATACTGAAAATGGAAGTATTTCCTTCAAAATAACGTGGGAAAAGCAATAA
- a CDS encoding TonB-dependent receptor domain-containing protein produces the protein MMRQIALIFLSFLALSSYGQMSKAIVTGTVIDAETGKPVEFASVGLINPTDSALVTGNITNTEGKFEIPVTKGRYLVMVQFISYKNSYAGPYDVSGKTNVGTIKISPESTTLDEVVVAGEKTQVEVKLDKRVYNIGKDLSNTAATASDVLDRLPSITVDVDGNVSLRGGQGVRILIDGKPSGLLGIGGGAQGLQQLSGEMIERVEVVTNPSARYDAEGTSGIINIILKKDKRKGINGSIQMNTGYPHNHGVSANLNFRRKWYNLFLNYGISYRKSPGGGLETQYYDFGNESSILQRDRNYTRWGLNQSFRMGSEFFLNDKNTITVSGLYRIGDDGNEFVIDIDSLSESGDLLNQRQRVQEESEDEGNYQFSINYKRTFDKKGQELSADLQYENSGEVEAADIFGYDIENGNRIPTTFQKSENDEAETEWFGQINYKHPIGEKGNFETGYRGQVRTIQNDYTVFNEGENGELVVDPDFTNDFYYRENVQALYAQFGNESGKWSYQGGLRLEYTDILTELRITGEENPRDYLNLFPSVFLTYNITEKQSLQANYSRRIQRPRFWYLNPFFTIADDQNIRAGNPNLNPEFTDSYEFGFLNEFDKGSLYTAVYYRQTQDVIFRARYRIDSINYSIPSNLGVGRNLGVEINYNMDFTKWWNMNLSLNGFYNETEGTFQQGTFEEQEFYVETMSFNARMSNRFKIGDKIDMQLNSRYIAPQDQAQGRRQSMFVMDFAISRDIFKNKGTLTLNVSDVFNSRKWRSETEFANLYSESTFQWRPRQFTLSLTYRINQKKRPQRGRGNYEGGGDMGDF, from the coding sequence ATGATGAGACAGATCGCACTTATTTTTTTAAGTTTCTTAGCACTAAGTAGTTACGGGCAGATGTCTAAGGCTATAGTGACAGGTACTGTTATCGATGCAGAAACCGGTAAGCCTGTAGAATTTGCTTCAGTAGGATTAATTAATCCTACGGATTCGGCATTAGTAACAGGAAATATCACAAATACTGAAGGTAAATTTGAAATTCCCGTTACAAAGGGCAGGTACCTGGTTATGGTACAATTTATTTCTTATAAGAATTCATATGCTGGTCCATATGATGTCTCAGGAAAGACTAATGTGGGCACCATCAAAATATCTCCGGAATCCACGACATTAGATGAAGTTGTAGTAGCGGGAGAAAAAACACAGGTTGAGGTAAAGCTCGATAAAAGGGTATATAATATTGGTAAAGACCTTTCTAATACTGCTGCAACTGCATCGGATGTTTTAGACAGGTTGCCTAGTATAACAGTCGATGTTGATGGTAACGTCAGTCTCAGAGGAGGACAGGGAGTTCGAATTTTAATTGATGGTAAACCTTCCGGATTATTAGGAATTGGAGGCGGAGCTCAGGGACTACAACAGCTCTCAGGAGAGATGATCGAAAGAGTTGAAGTAGTTACCAATCCCTCTGCTCGTTATGATGCGGAAGGAACTTCAGGAATTATCAATATTATATTGAAAAAAGATAAACGAAAAGGTATCAACGGATCTATTCAAATGAATACCGGTTATCCTCACAATCATGGGGTATCTGCAAATCTTAACTTCAGGAGAAAATGGTATAATTTATTCCTGAATTATGGGATTAGCTATAGAAAGTCTCCTGGTGGAGGATTGGAAACTCAATATTATGATTTTGGCAATGAGAGTTCAATTCTACAAAGGGATAGAAATTATACCCGCTGGGGATTAAATCAAAGTTTTAGAATGGGAAGTGAATTTTTCCTTAATGATAAAAATACAATTACTGTTTCAGGACTATATAGAATAGGTGATGATGGAAATGAGTTTGTCATCGATATAGACAGTTTATCAGAAAGTGGAGATTTGTTAAATCAGAGACAGAGGGTACAGGAAGAATCGGAAGATGAAGGTAATTATCAGTTTTCTATAAATTATAAAAGGACCTTTGATAAAAAAGGCCAGGAATTATCTGCTGACTTACAATATGAGAATAGTGGTGAAGTTGAAGCAGCTGATATATTTGGCTATGATATCGAAAACGGAAACAGAATTCCAACTACATTTCAAAAATCAGAAAATGATGAGGCTGAAACTGAATGGTTTGGCCAAATAAATTATAAGCACCCAATAGGAGAAAAGGGGAATTTTGAAACTGGTTATCGCGGGCAGGTGAGGACTATTCAAAATGACTATACAGTATTTAATGAAGGGGAGAATGGAGAACTTGTAGTTGACCCGGATTTCACAAACGATTTTTATTACAGGGAAAATGTACAGGCATTATATGCTCAGTTTGGTAATGAATCAGGTAAATGGTCTTATCAAGGTGGATTGAGATTAGAATACACTGATATCCTAACAGAATTGAGAATTACCGGCGAAGAAAATCCAAGAGATTATTTGAATCTATTCCCGAGTGTATTCCTTACTTATAACATAACAGAAAAGCAATCCCTGCAAGCTAACTATAGTCGAAGAATTCAACGACCTAGATTTTGGTATCTGAATCCTTTTTTCACAATCGCCGATGATCAGAATATCAGAGCGGGAAATCCGAATTTAAATCCTGAGTTTACCGATTCATATGAGTTTGGCTTTTTAAATGAGTTTGATAAAGGATCCTTGTATACAGCAGTTTATTACAGACAGACTCAGGATGTGATTTTTAGAGCCAGGTATAGAATTGATTCAATAAATTATTCAATTCCTTCGAACCTTGGAGTAGGAAGAAATCTTGGAGTTGAAATAAACTATAATATGGATTTCACTAAATGGTGGAATATGAATCTCAGTCTTAATGGTTTCTACAATGAAACTGAGGGAACCTTCCAGCAAGGGACATTTGAAGAGCAGGAGTTTTACGTTGAAACAATGTCTTTTAATGCCAGGATGAGCAATAGGTTTAAGATTGGTGATAAAATTGATATGCAACTTAACTCGAGGTACATAGCTCCTCAGGATCAAGCCCAGGGTAGGCGACAAAGCATGTTTGTTATGGACTTTGCCATAAGTAGAGACATATTTAAGAATAAGGGGACTCTTACATTGAATGTTAGCGATGTGTTTAATTCGCGTAAATGGAGATCGGAAACTGAATTTGCAAATCTGTATTCAGAAAGTACATTTCAGTGGAGACCAAGACAATTCACTCTTTCATTAACATATAGAATTAATCAGAAGAAACGTCCTCAAAGAGGAAGAGGTAATTATGAAGGTGGAGGAGATATGGGTGACTTTTAA
- a CDS encoding sensor histidine kinase translates to MRLIIKLTLIYLFITICAFLIGGVIVYNAMESEIDIEQKRFLKERFDNAKERIERYRPTEPFVIPKYGVYPIDTLIKEESISFSDTLVMHSQLQRLEPHLKLTAYYGFDTLAYKVILYDVIIESDDIEDGVRSSMIKVFALLSILTIVVSVISSNILLRPFYNTLKELQNFSLKKGDTLNLPQTQTKELRELNAELFIMSEKIIRDYNSLKEFSENASHELQTPVAIARGKLDILLERHGENMSEEQNTLILSAQNALKSISKLSRSLGLLMRIDNKEYDKSAEIDLKKELINKIKQFKELYELKKIEVKTSNIEECQINADPSLIEILLMNLFQNSLKHNIRNGFVKISLDKCLLIIENSGKEVEGDPEILFERFKKGDLSAESPGLGLSIVKKIGDYYGFDIKYKFDKENFIHTISVNLM, encoded by the coding sequence ATGAGACTTATAATAAAACTCACTTTAATTTATCTTTTTATTACGATCTGTGCATTTCTTATCGGAGGGGTGATCGTGTATAATGCCATGGAAAGTGAAATCGATATTGAGCAAAAAAGATTTCTAAAAGAACGATTTGATAATGCAAAAGAAAGAATAGAGCGTTACAGGCCAACTGAACCTTTTGTTATACCTAAATATGGGGTTTATCCAATAGATACTCTGATTAAGGAAGAATCTATTAGTTTTTCAGATACATTGGTTATGCATTCCCAGCTACAACGACTTGAACCCCATCTAAAACTTACTGCATATTATGGATTTGATACACTGGCCTATAAAGTAATTCTTTATGACGTAATAATTGAAAGTGATGATATAGAAGATGGAGTTAGATCTTCTATGATTAAGGTTTTTGCCTTGTTGTCAATTTTAACAATTGTAGTATCGGTTATAAGTTCTAATATATTATTGAGGCCTTTCTATAATACATTAAAAGAGTTACAGAATTTCTCTCTTAAAAAAGGAGATACGCTTAATCTGCCTCAAACACAAACTAAAGAGTTGAGGGAATTAAATGCAGAACTCTTCATAATGTCTGAAAAAATCATAAGGGATTATAATTCCCTTAAAGAATTCTCTGAAAATGCGAGTCACGAGTTGCAAACTCCTGTAGCAATTGCCCGGGGTAAATTAGATATTTTGCTTGAAAGGCATGGAGAAAACATGTCTGAAGAACAGAATACCCTAATTCTTTCTGCTCAAAATGCTTTAAAAAGTATTAGCAAACTTAGCAGGTCTCTGGGATTATTAATGCGGATCGATAATAAAGAATACGACAAAAGTGCTGAGATTGATTTAAAGAAAGAATTAATCAATAAGATTAAACAATTCAAGGAATTGTATGAGTTGAAAAAAATCGAAGTTAAGACATCAAACATTGAAGAATGTCAAATAAATGCAGATCCTTCCTTGATTGAAATACTTTTGATGAATTTATTTCAGAATTCGTTAAAGCATAATATTCGAAATGGATTTGTAAAAATTAGTCTGGATAAATGTTTACTTATTATTGAAAATTCAGGTAAGGAAGTAGAAGGTGATCCTGAAATTCTATTTGAACGTTTCAAGAAAGGGGATTTATCTGCTGAAAGTCCCGGTCTTGGTTTGTCAATCGTCAAAAAGATCGGAGATTATTATGGATTTGATATAAAGTATAAGTTTGATAAAGAAAACTTTATACACACAATTAGTGTTAATCTGATGTAA